In Elephas maximus indicus isolate mEleMax1 chromosome 7, mEleMax1 primary haplotype, whole genome shotgun sequence, the following proteins share a genomic window:
- the LOC126080505 gene encoding olfactory receptor 5T2-like, giving the protein MKNDTEVTTFVLKGFKDNRELQVVLFFLFLAIYLFTLIGNLGLVVLVIVDSRLHNPMYYFLSVLSFLDACYSSVITPNMLVGFMSKNKDISFLGCATQMFFSVMFGTTECFLLAAMAYDRYVAIYNPLLYSVNMSPRVYVSLITSSYVGGIWHATLHTVATFSLSFCVSNEIRHVFCDTPPLLAISCSDTHINQLLLFYVVGFIEIFTILIVLISYGFILLAILRMHSAEGRQKVFSTCGSHLTGVSIFHGTILFMYVRPSSSYTLDHDMIMSIFYSVMIPMLNPIIYSLRNKDVKEAMKKVFGRNWLINKVCF; this is encoded by the coding sequence ATGAAAAATGACACAGAAGTCACCACATTTGTACTGAAGGGCTTCAAAGACAATCGCGAACTTCAGGTCgtcttattttttctgtttctagcAATCTACCTCTTTACTCTGATAGGAAATTTAGGACTGGTTGTGTTGGTTATTGTAGACTCCCGGCTCCACAACCCCATGTACTATTTTCTGAGTGTGTTATCTTTCTTGGATGCCTGCTATTCCTCAGTGATTACCCCAAATATGTTAGTGGGTTTTATGTCAAAGAATAAAGACATTTCATTCCTTGGATGTGCAACACAAATGTTTTTCAGTGTTATGTTTGGGACCACAGAATGCTTTCTCTTGGCAGCAATGGCTTATGATCGGTATGTAGCAATCTACAACCCACTTCTCTATTCAGTTAATATGTCACCCAGAGTCTATGTGTCACTTATCACTTCTTCATATGTTGGTGGTATCTGGCATGCTACCTTGCACACAGTGGCAACTTTTAGCCTCTCCTTCTGTGTATCCAATGAAATCAGACATGTCTTTTGTGATACCCCTCCACTCCTCGCTATCTCCTGTTCTGACACTCACATCAACCAGCTTCTACTCTTCTACGTTGTGGGTTTTATTGAGATATTCACCATCCTGATTGTCCTGATCTCCTACGGTTTCATTTTGTTGGCCATTCTGAGAATGCATTCTGCTGAAGGAAGGCAAAAAGTGTTTTCCACTTGTGGCTCTCACCTAACTGGAGTGTCAATTTTTCATGGAACAATCCTTTTCATGTACGTCAGACCAAGTTCCAGCTATACTTTGGATCATGACATGATAATGTCAATATTTTACAGTGTTATGATACCCATGCTGAATCCCATTatctacagtttgaggaacaaagatgtaaaagaagcgATGAAAAAAGTGTTTGGGAGAAATTGGCTTATCAATAAAGTATGTTTTTAG